The following are from one region of the Paenibacillus sabinae T27 genome:
- a CDS encoding RluA family pseudouridine synthase has translation MNKDALNERTEGESPDNGVAWTVQEEYARERIDKYITEAWEEDISRSQVQQWIEAGLVTVNGRTVKANYKLSPEDLISVTVPEPAAAELTPENIPLNVAYEDSDLIVVNKPRGMVVHPAAGHPSGTLVNALMYHCKDLSGINGEIRPGIVHRIDKDTSGLIMAAKNDASHNSLAAQLKAHSVTRRYLAVVQGNVAHDQGTVDAPIGRDPHDRKLYTVTEKNSKTAVTHFTVLERFGDCTLLQLQLETGRTHQIRVHMKFIGHPLVGDPVYGRSKGIFMEGGQALHAAVLGFVHPSSGEYLEFSAPLPGDMEDLLARLRSR, from the coding sequence TTGAATAAGGACGCTCTTAATGAGCGGACGGAAGGCGAAAGCCCGGACAACGGGGTCGCTTGGACCGTTCAGGAAGAATACGCCCGTGAACGTATCGACAAATATATTACCGAGGCTTGGGAAGAAGACATTTCACGCTCCCAGGTGCAGCAGTGGATTGAAGCCGGACTTGTCACGGTTAACGGCCGTACGGTAAAAGCGAACTACAAGCTGTCGCCGGAGGATTTGATCTCGGTGACGGTGCCTGAGCCCGCAGCCGCAGAGCTGACCCCGGAAAATATTCCGCTTAATGTCGCCTACGAGGATTCGGACCTAATCGTTGTGAACAAGCCGAGAGGCATGGTCGTGCATCCGGCGGCGGGGCACCCTTCCGGCACACTGGTCAACGCCTTGATGTATCACTGCAAGGACCTGTCGGGAATCAACGGCGAGATTCGTCCCGGCATCGTTCACCGGATCGATAAGGACACCTCCGGCCTGATTATGGCCGCCAAGAACGACGCCAGCCACAATTCGCTCGCGGCACAGCTCAAGGCGCATAGCGTGACCCGGCGTTATCTTGCGGTTGTTCAGGGCAATGTGGCTCATGACCAAGGGACCGTTGACGCGCCGATTGGCAGAGACCCGCATGACCGCAAGCTGTATACGGTAACGGAGAAGAACAGCAAGACCGCCGTTACCCATTTTACCGTGCTGGAGCGGTTCGGCGATTGTACCTTGCTGCAATTGCAGCTGGAAACCGGACGCACTCACCAAATCCGGGTGCATATGAAGTTTATTGGACATCCGCTCGTCGGCGATCCCGTATACGGACGGAGCAAAGGAATATTTATGGAAGGCGGACAGGCTCTGCACGCGGCCGTACTTGGTTTTGTGCATCCGTCCTCCGGAGAATATCTGGAATTTTCGGCTCCGCTTCCGGGAGACATGGAAGATCTGCTGGCCCGTCTGCGAAGCAGATAA
- the lspA gene encoding signal peptidase II — MVYYLIALIVFLIDQGTKYLISSRLQLDEQIPVIGNFFLITSHRNRGAAFSILQNQRWFLILVTVVVVVGIVWYLNKVRKTRRLLPLALALVLGGAIGNFLDRLLTGEVVDFLQFNFGSYTFPIFNVADSCIVVGVALIILDSLLDMKGGGQTEVTEVKETGEAKEGNE; from the coding sequence GTGGTGTACTATCTGATCGCGCTCATTGTGTTTTTGATTGACCAGGGAACGAAATACTTAATCTCCTCACGTCTGCAGCTCGACGAGCAAATCCCGGTAATCGGGAATTTTTTTCTCATCACATCTCACCGCAACCGCGGCGCCGCTTTCAGCATTTTGCAGAATCAGCGCTGGTTCCTCATCCTCGTGACTGTTGTTGTCGTGGTCGGAATCGTCTGGTACCTGAATAAGGTCAGAAAGACGCGCCGGCTGCTGCCTTTGGCGCTTGCGCTTGTGCTTGGCGGGGCGATCGGCAACTTTCTCGACCGGCTGTTGACAGGCGAGGTTGTCGATTTTCTGCAGTTTAATTTCGGCAGCTATACGTTTCCGATCTTTAACGTGGCGGATTCATGCATTGTCGTCGGCGTGGCGCTCATCATTCTGGATTCCCTCCTTGATATGAAGGGCGGGGGCCAGACGGAAGTAACCGAAGTGAAGGAAACCGGCGAGGCAAAGGAAGGGAATGAATAG